A single window of Nicotiana sylvestris chromosome 3, ASM39365v2, whole genome shotgun sequence DNA harbors:
- the LOC138888718 gene encoding pentatricopeptide repeat-containing protein At2g30780, which produces MAFRICNFERKIEKRKASTFSFLSTFTAAAPPVQPPISTAQLLRHSASRPPIAGAGYHFTWLSMMKRVWRISDASQTEAILQRFSENYRKHSWCYTIARASANTLWVRGLAGGAASSQPAWSQVFALFADRWSHADSLVKQDLRERVSHLRDELLACNGDAEKIERILADRGVLLFRRYADGSAVVELLKQLKSSPQLALQAFDWRRRQLDYWTPMTAEEYSKAIVVAGRLKNVDLAAELFKEASNKQLKSTSLYNALMTAYMFNGLAVKCQSVFRDLKREATCTPTIVTYNILISVFGRLMLIDHMEATLREINDLNICPNVSTYNNLIAGYITAWMWDDVEKTYRIMKAGGVIPDLATHLLMLRGYAHSGKLDKMEEIYELVKGHVHQYGIPLIRSMICAYSKSSDVNKVQKIEELMRLIPKDDYRPWLNVILICLYAKEDLLDEMEHSINEAFKRNTSVTTVGVMRCIISSYFRNNAVDELANFVSRAECAGWKICRSLYHCKMVLYASQRRLIEMEQVLDEMDKVNLVCSKKTFWILLKAYTTWGEKDKLHQVLGMMCKHGYGIPTNG; this is translated from the exons ATGGCATTTAGGATTTGTAACTTCGAGaggaaaatagaaaaaagaaaagctTCGACCTTCTCTTTTCTCTCGACATTCACCGCCGCTGCTCCGCCAGTCCAGCCTCCGATATCGACTGCTCAGCTACTCCGCCACTCCGCCAGCCGTCCACCAATCGCCGGAGCAG GGTACCACTTTACCTGGCTGTCAATGATGAAGAGGGTATGGAGAATCTCGGATGCTTCCCAGACGGAAGCAATTCTCCAAAGATTTTCTGAAAATTATAGAAAACATTCATGGTGTTACACAATTGCACGAGCTTCAGCCAATACGTTGTGGGTTCGAGGACTAGCGGGCGGAGCAGCTTCTTCCCAACCTGCCTGGTCACAGGTATTTGCTTTGTTCGCAGACAGGTGGAGTCACGCTGATTCATTGGTCAAACAGGATCTAAGAGAAAGGGTTTCACATTTAAGGGATGAGTTGCTAGCTTGCAATGGTGATGCTGAAAAAATTGAGAGAATATTAGCGGATAGAGGGGTTTTGTTGTTTAGGAGGTATGCAGATGGTTCTGCAGTTGTTGAGCTCTTAAAACAACTAAAATCTTCGCCCCAATTAGCGCTCCAG GCTTTTGACTGGAGGAGAAGACAATTGGATTACTGGACTCCCATGACAGCTGAGGAGTATTCCAAGGCTATTGTTGTGGCTGGAAGGTTAAAGAATGTTGATCTTGCAGCTGAACTATTCAAAGAGGCTTCCAACAAGCAACTCAAGTCCACCTCTTTATATAACGCCCTTATGACTGCTTATATGTTCAATGGTTTGGCTGTAAAGTGTCAATCAGTTTTTCGGGACTTGAAGAGGGAAGCAACATGTACTCCAACTATTGTAACATACAACATACTTATCTCGGTGTTTGGTAGATTAATGCTGATAGATCACATGGAGGCAACCCTACGGGAAATAAATGATTTGAATATCTGCCCAAATGTTAGTACATACAACAATTTAATTGCTGGGTATATCACAGCATGGATGTGGGATGATGTGGAGAAGACATATAGAATCATGAAGGCAGGAGGTGTCATACCTGATCTTGCTACCCATTTATTGATGCTTCGAGGATATGCACATTCTGGTAAGTTGGATAAGATGGAAGAGATCTATGAGCTTGTCAAAGGTCATGTTCATCAGTACGGGATCCCATTAATTCGATCTATGATATGTGCTTACAGTAAAAGTTCTGACGTAAATAAAGTTCAAAAGATTGAAGAGTTGATGAGGTTGATTCCTAAAGATGATTATAGGCCTTGGTTGAATGTCATATTAATCTGTCTGTATGCAAAGGAGGATTTATTAGACGAGATGGAACATTCAATAAATGAGGCATTTAAACGTAACACGTCTGTCACAACAGTTGGTGTCATGCGTTGCATCATTTCAAGTTATTTCCGAAACAATGCAGTAGACGAACTTGCTAATTTTGTTAGCCGTGCAGAATGTGCTGGTTGGAAAATATGTAGGTCCCTTTACCACTGCAAGATGGTTTTGTATGCTTCACAAAGGCGACTCATTGAAATGGAGCAAGTTCTTGATGAGATGGATAAAGTGAACTTGGTCTGTTCAAAGAAAACGTTTTGGATATTACTTAAAGCCTACACAACGTGGGGGGAAAAGGATAAACTTCATCAGGTCTTGGGTATGATGTGCAAGCATGGATATGGAATTCCTACGAATGGATGA